One segment of Fusarium falciforme chromosome 13, complete sequence DNA contains the following:
- a CDS encoding Chitinase, protein MYLSYLKFISWTIALKCVFGAAEPPVPQRHPARQPRRGLGHVNAAYFVNWGIYQRNFQPQDLPASKLSHILYAFINVRSDGTVFTADTWADLEKHYQGDFMLSIGGWTWSSNFAAAASTATTRSAFAKSAVTLMKDWGFDGIDIDWEYPSSGQDADNMVLLLRAVRDEMDLYATKFAPGHHFQLSVAAPAGPEHYSKLRLSELADILDHVNIMAYDYAGSFGNVAGHTANLYANKDLPKSTPFNTDDAIKAYIEGGVPPEKLVLGMPIYGRSFLETPGLGEPYSGVGLANPGLGSWEAGIWDYSALPKEGAVINYDQKAQAYYSYNSNTRELVSFDPPDAVRNKVWYLQRLGLGGAMFWEASGDKVGSESLVETCFEALGTIDQTENWLDYPDSRYHNIVSGMECE, encoded by the exons ATGTACTTgtcttatcttaagtttatttcctGGACAATTGCTCTTAAATGTGTATTCGGCGCTGCAGAGCCTCCCGTCCCGCAGAGACATCCGGCCCGCCAGCCCCGGCGCGGTCTCGGCCATGTTAACGCTGCTTACTTTGTAAACTG GGGTATCTACCAGCGAAACTTCCAGCCTCAAGATCTTCCCGCCTCAAAGCTAAGTCACATTCTTTACGCGTTCATCAATGTGCGAAGTGATGGGACAGT TTTCACGGCAGACACTTGGGCCGATTTGGAGAAACATTACCAAGGAGATT TCATGCTTTCCATCGGTGGCTGGACCTGGTCTAGCAACTTTGCAGCTGCTGCAAGTACCGCTACGACGAGATCAGCTTTTGCCAAGTCGGCAGTCACCCTGATGAAGGACTGGGGCTTCGATGGTATTGACATCGATTGGGAATATCCTTCTAGCGGACAGGATGCCGACAATATGGTCTTGCTCCTACGGGCCgtgagagatgagatggaccTGTATGCTACCAAGTTCGCGCCTGGCCATCATTTTCAACTTTCAGTCGCTGCCCCTGCAGGCCCTGAGCATTATAGCAAACTACGTTTATCTGAGCTGGCCGATATTCTCGATCATGTTAATATCATGGCTTATGACTACGCAGGGTCATTCGGCAATGTGGCTGGTCATACCGCCAACCTGTATGCAAATAAAGACCTGCCTAAGTCTACCCCCTTTAACACGGACGATGCTATCAAGGCCTACATTGAAGGTGGAGTACCTCCCGAGAAGCTGGTCCTGGGGATGCCAATCTACGGTCGTTCCTTTCTAGAGACACCTGGCCTGGGTGAGCCATACTCAGGCGTCGGGCTTGCCAACCCAGGGCTGGGTAGTTGGGAGGCTGGTATTTGGGACTACAGTGCCCTCCCCAAGGAAGGCGCCGTCATCAATTACGACCAAAAGGCACAGGCTTACTATAGCTACAATTCTAACACACGCGAGTTGGTTTCATTTGACCCGCCAGATGCCGTTCGGAATAAGGTCTGGTACCTGCAAAGGCTCGGTCTAGGAGGAGCCATGTTCTGGGAGGCTTCAGGGGATAAAGTGGGATCAGAGTCGTTAGTTGAAACGTGCTTCGAAGCACTGGGCACAATTGACCAGACGGAAAACTGGCTTGACTATCCAGATTCGAGATATCACAACATCGTCTCCGGTATGGAGTGTGAGTGA